The Geothrix sp. DNA segment ATTTTCTATGGCTAATTGAAATTTATTCCAGGTAGTAGCCAATTGAGTTGGAATTTGGGACATAACAGTGACTGAATACATCATTGAAAATACAACTACTATTTTTTTAAACATTTTATCTCCTCTATTTATCATTGTTTCACTTGTGCATTGTCTAAAATATGAGTCGGGTCAATAAGATCAGACCTGCGTTGATATGGTGCATTCCCAATATCTGTTAATGGACCTTTTCCACTTCCACTATACAACTCAAGGTGAAGCATACTTGACCCATCATGATCATTTGCTATAGTATAACCAATTACATCTCCCATTTTAACGTGAGATCCTGTAACAATTCCATTGGGTACCGCAGCAGATATTTCACCATACCTAGCCACGACTCCATTACTAAAAGTAACCTCCATTGCATAAGTGCCATAATAGAAAGGAGTCGGGGTTCGAGTCACTACACCATCTTTCATAGCAAGAACAGGAGTTCCGGCTGGTGCCAAGTTATCAGATGCTGCATGGTTTCGATGGTTTTTTCCTTTGTCCCGGGATGCACCGAATTGCCGCCCACCTGTCTTGTACCCACTTGCTGGACGTGTAGGGAGGGGGAACATGTAACCAATGTCGAGAGCTCTCTTAACTGCGTTCCAAGCTCTTGTAAATAGGTTCCCTGTTTGCGCCTCCTTCTTCTTTTCATCTTCCCGTTTCTTTCTAGCCGCCTCCTCAGTTTCATTATTTGCCTTGGCGGAAAAATTCGCGCTCGCGCTATTGGATTTGGTCCCCTCATTCAGAGCCATCATCCCCGTCGGATCCGTGCTCATGATCGGGGAATTCAGCACATAGCTGTAGATGTTCCAGCTCTGAGTCTGCTCGAAGTGTTGATCTCGGGCGGGGTCGGGACTGGCGAAGCGCCCGAACCAGGGCATGTAGAAGCGCGCCTGCATGTAGATGAGGCCTGATGAATCGGTCTGCTCGTGGGCGGTGTAGCCCTTGGCGCTCTTGAAGGTTCCGGACTGCTCCAGGAGTTCGCCGTAGGGCAGGTACTTCTGGCGGGATTCCACGACGCCGGTGGGGCCGGTGACGAGGCGGGGGCTGCCCAGGTGGTCCACCTGGATGACATGCAGGCCGGCACTGTCGAACTCGGCGGCCTCCCGGGTGCCCAGATACAGGATGTCCCGCTTCCAGGTGAGGCTGCCTGCGGCGGTCTTTTCGTACTGGGAGACCAGCTGCCGGGCATCGTTGTAGAGGTTCACCCGGATCTTCTGCAGGGTGGCCCCGCTGTATTCCTGGACCACCGTCCGGAGCCCCTCGGCGGAATACTGGTAGGTCTCCGTGAGGCCGGTCTTCGTGTTGGAGACGCTGAGCACCCGACCCAGGGCATCGTAGGTCATGGTGAGGACCACCGGGTTCACGCTGGTGGGTTTTTCAAAGACCTTGGTCAGGTTCCCCTGGGCATCATAGACCGCCCCCGTGGGGAGTCCAGTGGCGGTGGTGGCGGGCAGCCGGTTCTGCAGCAGGGCGGCGCTGCCCTGGGTGAAGGCGGCGTTCACCACCTGGCGCCCAGGATCCGACAGCAGGCCTGAGGCCGTGACGTAGGCCGTGGAATCCCCCTTGGCGCCCTTCCAGCCGGTGACCCGCTGGATGCTGCTAGCCACCCGATTGCCGAAGGCATCGTAGTCGAACTGCTGGAGCTGTTCCCCGTAGGTGGGGGACTGGATCACCGCCGAGATCAGCCGGTTGAGCTCGTCATAGCCGTACTGGTCAAAGGCGTAGGACCCGGCCCCATCGGGACGCAGCTTGTCGAACTCCCGGGTGAGGTTGCCAACCTCGTCGTACTTGTATAGCCAATCCGCCTGGGGAGTCGTCTGGCCATCCAGGTGCTTCACCCCCGTCAGCCGGGCCTGGTCGAGGTCGTACTCGAACTTGCTGGCCGCCCCGTTCCCGTAGGCGATGGCCTTCAGGGCCCAGCTGACGGAGTCGTAATAGACCCAAGGCGTGCTGGCGACATTCTGGGCGCCGTAGGACAGCGAGCTGGGCAACCCCGTCAGGGGGTGGTAGCTCTGGGCCCAGCTCTCATGGCTCGTGCTGCCGCTGGTCCGGTTTCCATAGATGTCATAGACGAAGGCCTGGGTGAAGGTCCGGGGCGTTCCCTGGACGGACACGGTCGTCGCCAGGGTGTCCAGCCGCTTCCCCTGGCCGCCGTAGGTGAAGGCGGTCACCACCGCACCATCGGTGCTCGAGGCGAGGTGACCCTTCCCGTTGAGGGCGGTGTCGTAGACGAAGGACTGGGACACGCTGCCATCGGTGGTGGAGGTCACGGAGAGGGGGCGGCCCATCCAGTCGGGTGCCATCTGGACGATGCGGCCGTTGTAGTTCGTAGTGGTGGGTTTGCCCGCCACGGTGAAGTCACCGTAGATCGTGACCCCACTTTCGGGCTGACCGAGGGTCTCCAGCCAGCCCAGGCGGTTGTAGCCCCAGGTGCGGGTCTGAACACGGTTCGCCTCGTCGTACTGCTTCACCTCCTTGATTCGGTCGCCGCCATCGTAGCGGTATTCCGTGCGGAGGTTCTGGAGGGTCCCGGTGTTCGGATTCAAGGGGTCGGTGTATCTGGAGACGGGGGTGGTGAGCCGCACCAGGCGCCCGGCAGCATCGCTCTCCGCCCACTTGACCTGGGCCACGGTGGTGCCCGGCCCTACGGTGATAAGGCGAACCGGACCCACATAGGCGGTCACGCCGGGTGGCAATTTCGCAGGACCGAAATACTCGGTCGTGGAAGCGACCTTGTTCCCGTCCTGGCTGAGGACCACCCGGCCCCGGCCATCGTAGGCGGTGGCCACGCCTGCATAGATGGCAGGATCAGTGGTGGTCGTGGTGGTCCCCGGAATGGATTGCCAGGTGATGCAGATGGCATTGCCATCCGCATCGAGGCCCCACTTCTTGCAGACCGTGGTGTCCTGGGTGGTCGTTGTGGTTTTAATGTCCCGGGTCAGGGCAGGCTTGACCCATTCCGCTTCGTGGTTGGCCCCATCGCCGCTGAGCCAGACCGTCACTCCTGTCTTCCGCCCGGCCTTGTCGTAGCCGTGCAGCCGGTGGGACTTCGCCCCATCCTCTGCCGTGCGGCGTTCCAGGATCAGGTCTCCGAACCCGTTGTAACGGTACTCCATGACTTGGCTGCCATGGGTGACAGTGATGCCCCGATGGTCCGTGTCGTTGTAGTCGATCTGAATGGATGCATCGCCATCTGACGAAGTGATGCCCGATAGGCGCCCGGCCAGATCCCAGGAGAAGGTCTTCACGGTGCCGTTCATGTCCGTCTGGGTTCTGGGCCGCCCGAGTTCATCCGATTCCTGACTCACGCTTAGGGTCGTTCCCGCACTGGGCTTCTGGGTGATGGCATTCAGGTGGCCCAGGGCATCGTAGCCGTAGGCGCTGACGCCCAGTTTTCCACTTAACGCCAGTCCCGGAGAGCTCAGGTAGGCGCTCTGCAACTCCAGGGCAGCCCGTCCCACGGTGCCCTGGAAGGTGAAGGCCGTGGCAACGGCCGGCGCCCCGGTGTTGCTCACCTCCACCGACTCGATCCGGTTGATGTCAGCGTGGAAGGTTCTGGTCAGCAGGGGCTGGACATCAGGAACCGCCACACCTGGGGCCAGGAACCCCGTGTTGTCCTTGCAGGTGGTCGTCTGCTCCGTCTTCACCCGGGAGAAGATCCATTCGAGTGGTTTGGGTTCGAAGGTCTTGTCGGTCCGACGGTAGAGGCCCTTGTCGGCAGCATAGGTCTCGTTGCCCAGGCCCCTCTGCTCCAGGCTGAGGTAATCCACCGTCAGCACGGGAGCGGCGTTGATGGTCGAGACGGAATGACTGGTTTTCCAGCCAGAGGCCGTGGCGTCCCAATCGGTCGTCTCCTCGGTCGTCAGGACCTGGCTCTCCTTGTCCCAGGTGCGAACCCGGGTGGGATAGGGCACGGAGTGTTGGCCCAGGCTGCCATCGGGAGCCCCCACCACCCGGACATCAAAGCGGTCCTTGACCGTCCACTTGTAGGCGGAACTGGACGCGGGGTCGGTGACAGCCAGGTCGGCCTTCCAGTCCACGCCGGGCTCGTAGAGGCGAACCTCCCGCTCAAGCGTCTTGATGAAGGCCAGGTTCTGCATGCCCTCAGGGCCTGTGAGGACATTGTCGGTGGGTGGCGAGACGAACCGGTGGACACTGACACTACCGTCCGGCTGCTGGATGGAGTCATAGAAGGTCCCATCCACCCACTGGTCCGGCGGCGCTTGGTGGAAGGGAATGTTCGACCAGTTGGACTGGGGTACGACGCGGATATGGCGGGTCTGGCGGAACTGGGTGCCGTCGGTATCATCGATGCGCCATACCCCATAAGTGAAGGCGGGCCGACCCGTGTCCACACTGCCGATCATCCCGCCCCATGCGTCGGGGCTGTAGTTGGGCCGGTACCGATAAGGTTCCCAATAGAGGGTGACGGTCCTGGTGGGGAAGGTGACACCGTAGAGCACCGTGGGGGAGAGGCTGACAGGCGCCGAGGAACCTCCTTCCCAGGTCGCAGGAGGCGCGCCACTCCAGGTAAAACGGATCTCCTCCTGGGTGGCTTCCTGGAGCACTCGCATGGGCTGCACGGACAAGACGGCGGCATCGAAGGCCAGGCCGTCCCGGTTGATGGTGCCATTGGGACTATTGGCACCTGGGCTGTCCGGCCCACCCCCTGAGGCAAGGCTCAACTGGCCGCCTTCAGGGTGGGCAAGCTCGAGGATGAAGGACGAGGTCGGCTGGCTGACGCCCTCGTAGCTCACACGAACCTGGGTGGCGGCCGTCACCAGGGTCCTGGACTCCAGCAGGCTGGTGGACTGTCCGGGGAAGGTAACCTTCCCGAGGGCCTGGACTCGGATCTTCAACTGGGGGTTGACGCTCCAGGATGCGGTATACCCCACACCGTCCGGATCGTAGGCGAAGTCGACGGATTCACCGAACTTGTTTCGCATGTGGGTGATCACGTAGTGACCACTGTAGAGCTGGTTCTTCTCTCCGTTGGCCAGATAGGGGAGGACTCTGGTCATGTATGTGTGGTGCACATAGTGGAACTCGTAGGCTACCTCCCCGTTGATGACGACCACTCGGCGGGGAAAGTCCCACTTGTACAGGACCGACTCAGGATACTGCTGGATGTCCGCCGAGACCTCGTCCGTGATCTGGGCGGGATTGCCTGAGGCACGCAGGCCGAGGATGAGGCTGCCATCCGATCCCATCTGCATGAACGGCACCCTAGGGCTAGATCCAACGAGACATGGCCAGTTGCCTACCGTGTCGTTCTCGCCATACCCGAATTTCCTGAGGAGCGACTGCGCGTCAGCCGTCGTCATACCCACCGGAAGCTGGCCAAGCGCACGACCGCCACCTCCGCCCGGCAGAGCGTAGGTGCTCTTCTTGCGATCCAGGGTGCTGACCAGGGTGCCCAGGTCAAAGGTTCCAGGACTGAAGGAGGCGGACCCGAAGCCACGCTGGTACAGGGTGTCGATCGTGGTCACCACGGGCGGTTTGGTGGCCCATTCGGGATCGCTCAGCACGTTCTCATCGCTCGTGCTGATCGCCAGCTGGGGATTGATCCGCATGGTCAGTACGGGGCGAAACTTCAGCCCCCGCTCGCCAATGCCCGGCCCGAAGGGCAGGTTCATGCTGGCGGCGCCTGTAGCGGCATCCACCTCGACGCCGGAGGTGAACGTCGCGGGACCCTTCGCCCTGTCGAACCTCACATCCGAGAAGGAGGTCTGGTAGCTCTGCGCCAACGCCGAGACTGTGGCAAGACAGGATAGGAGGAGGGGGACGAAGGATCGAAGCGGCATGGGATTCACCAAAGGATTTGGCCCATGCTAGGGGCGTCGGGTTCTCATCGTCTGTTAAATGATGTGAAGATCAATTGCTATTAATATTTAACAAATTAGCCGGTTACAACCTGTCGAAACAGCTGGATATCGAGTGTCCGAATCTCTCCCAACCCAAGGCGGCCTGCGGAGCGAGGGGGAAGTTCCGATGCGAGGATCTCAGGCCCGTCGACCTTTCCTTGCCAGAAGCGTAGCGGACCGGCCTATCAACGACCCGACTCCCCGCAGCCAGCCAGGAAAGACTCGTGCCCCCTGTTGACTCAGAATGAAGGTATGACACTCACCCTCCGCCACCGCGCCCAGGCCATCCTCCGCGAGGCGGGCTGGAATCTCGCGCCGCCTCCCGTCATCTGGTCGCCGCGCATGGCGCGGTGTGCGGGGTTGTTCGTGATCGAGAAGGATGCGCGGGGGAAGTGGCATCCGGAGATCCGGCTCAGCATTCCGCTGCTGCGGCGCCGGGACTGGCCCTGGCCGCAGCAGGTGTGCGGGATGAACTGCCACGATCCGGAGCAGGTGCAGCGGCGCATCCTGGAGCACGAGCTCATCCACTTCAAGCTGTGGGCAGATGGGGAGAAGAACTGGGGGCACGGCGAGCAGTTCCGGCGGCTGGCCTTCGAGGTGTTCGGGCACCAGAGCATTACCCACGGCATCGGCACGGAACCCGACTAGGTCCGGCGCGCGAGTTCGGCGTGATTCGCTCGTGTGGGGCCCCGCTCCGCAGGCTCCCCCGGAGCCTCCTGCGCGACCCACATCGTCGCGACCCACGGCATCGGCACGGAACCCGACTAGGTCAGCCTCCCAGCGCCATCCGCAGCGCGTCCAGCTCGGCGGTGTAGATGCGCAGCTTGAATCGGCCGGGGAGCAGGCCGTAGAGCCAGCGCCGCTTGAGGAATTGGGCCGGCGGCTCCAGGGGCAGCTCCAGGTAGGGCGGGTTGATCCAGCCGCGCCCGGTGCGCATGCGCCCGGGGAGGGACCCCCGCGGGACCCGCAGGAACGGCGTGCCGAAGGTGTGCACGAGCAGATCCCCGTCCACCACGCTGACGCAGGCCACCAGGAACTTCCACTGCCCGCCCCCGACGAGGCCGAGCTCAACGAAGGGCCTGCAGAAGGCGGCCTGGGCCACCGCCTGCGGCGCCTCCGGAAGCCGGCCCGAGCGCCGCCCCAGGCCCCAGAGGAGGAGTGATGGCAGCAGCAGGATGACCAGGGGGAAGAGGCCGAGAACATTGAGGGGGAGCAGGTACCGGTAGCGGGTCTCTCCGGGGATCGCGGCCAGGGCGGCGCCCAGCCTGCTGCCGGGCCCCGTCCCGTCGGCTCCCCGCAGGGAGAGCAGCAGGGCGTGGAAGACCTCCTGCTCGGGCAGGAAGCCCTGGGAGGTGCGCAGCTCCACCCAATGG contains these protein-coding regions:
- a CDS encoding RHS repeat-associated core domain-containing protein — encoded protein: MPLRSFVPLLLSCLATVSALAQSYQTSFSDVRFDRAKGPATFTSGVEVDAATGAASMNLPFGPGIGERGLKFRPVLTMRINPQLAISTSDENVLSDPEWATKPPVVTTIDTLYQRGFGSASFSPGTFDLGTLVSTLDRKKSTYALPGGGGGRALGQLPVGMTTADAQSLLRKFGYGENDTVGNWPCLVGSSPRVPFMQMGSDGSLILGLRASGNPAQITDEVSADIQQYPESVLYKWDFPRRVVVINGEVAYEFHYVHHTYMTRVLPYLANGEKNQLYSGHYVITHMRNKFGESVDFAYDPDGVGYTASWSVNPQLKIRVQALGKVTFPGQSTSLLESRTLVTAATQVRVSYEGVSQPTSSFILELAHPEGGQLSLASGGGPDSPGANSPNGTINRDGLAFDAAVLSVQPMRVLQEATQEEIRFTWSGAPPATWEGGSSAPVSLSPTVLYGVTFPTRTVTLYWEPYRYRPNYSPDAWGGMIGSVDTGRPAFTYGVWRIDDTDGTQFRQTRHIRVVPQSNWSNIPFHQAPPDQWVDGTFYDSIQQPDGSVSVHRFVSPPTDNVLTGPEGMQNLAFIKTLEREVRLYEPGVDWKADLAVTDPASSSAYKWTVKDRFDVRVVGAPDGSLGQHSVPYPTRVRTWDKESQVLTTEETTDWDATASGWKTSHSVSTINAAPVLTVDYLSLEQRGLGNETYAADKGLYRRTDKTFEPKPLEWIFSRVKTEQTTTCKDNTGFLAPGVAVPDVQPLLTRTFHADINRIESVEVSNTGAPAVATAFTFQGTVGRAALELQSAYLSSPGLALSGKLGVSAYGYDALGHLNAITQKPSAGTTLSVSQESDELGRPRTQTDMNGTVKTFSWDLAGRLSGITSSDGDASIQIDYNDTDHRGITVTHGSQVMEYRYNGFGDLILERRTAEDGAKSHRLHGYDKAGRKTGVTVWLSGDGANHEAEWVKPALTRDIKTTTTTQDTTVCKKWGLDADGNAICITWQSIPGTTTTTTDPAIYAGVATAYDGRGRVVLSQDGNKVASTTEYFGPAKLPPGVTAYVGPVRLITVGPGTTVAQVKWAESDAAGRLVRLTTPVSRYTDPLNPNTGTLQNLRTEYRYDGGDRIKEVKQYDEANRVQTRTWGYNRLGWLETLGQPESGVTIYGDFTVAGKPTTTNYNGRIVQMAPDWMGRPLSVTSTTDGSVSQSFVYDTALNGKGHLASSTDGAVVTAFTYGGQGKRLDTLATTVSVQGTPRTFTQAFVYDIYGNRTSGSTSHESWAQSYHPLTGLPSSLSYGAQNVASTPWVYYDSVSWALKAIAYGNGAASKFEYDLDQARLTGVKHLDGQTTPQADWLYKYDEVGNLTREFDKLRPDGAGSYAFDQYGYDELNRLISAVIQSPTYGEQLQQFDYDAFGNRVASSIQRVTGWKGAKGDSTAYVTASGLLSDPGRQVVNAAFTQGSAALLQNRLPATTATGLPTGAVYDAQGNLTKVFEKPTSVNPVVLTMTYDALGRVLSVSNTKTGLTETYQYSAEGLRTVVQEYSGATLQKIRVNLYNDARQLVSQYEKTAAGSLTWKRDILYLGTREAAEFDSAGLHVIQVDHLGSPRLVTGPTGVVESRQKYLPYGELLEQSGTFKSAKGYTAHEQTDSSGLIYMQARFYMPWFGRFASPDPARDQHFEQTQSWNIYSYVLNSPIMSTDPTGMMALNEGTKSNSASANFSAKANNETEEAARKKREDEKKKEAQTGNLFTRAWNAVKRALDIGYMFPLPTRPASGYKTGGRQFGASRDKGKNHRNHAASDNLAPAGTPVLAMKDGVVTRTPTPFYYGTYAMEVTFSNGVVARYGEISAAVPNGIVTGSHVKMGDVIGYTIANDHDGSSMLHLELYSGSGKGPLTDIGNAPYQRRSDLIDPTHILDNAQVKQ